The following coding sequences lie in one Mercenaria mercenaria strain notata chromosome 5, MADL_Memer_1, whole genome shotgun sequence genomic window:
- the LOC123556539 gene encoding tripartite motif-containing protein 2-like has protein sequence MAVPGKKETEQFSSSATLIGSDEDLKVYCQPCDRDGPRIPAHGYCTECQEHLCETCFTVHKKHTLSRHHTLLDKNNMPATLQLSSTAVTASQPDRLTKPCPAHKKEVIKFYCHDHKTLLCNVCVTLEHTAKTCKVDYIPNVSGKSIDGKEYKNILKAIDNITGQCHKMSEDVKKVTASSNSSLKNVLANIDKFRKEVNQRLDELERQAKDAVKVKQQENDKKLKTVETTCDDVSTSLKTRSATIKQLNTSKQAGTLFMELKFAEKMIEDYEKTIQQVTAYEVKEYNFKPNEAMSTIVTEKSFGKLTTKTLKHTRPSAVTDIKSRKASHQDDICIKTSKDKNVCLIKGMTFLTPDLLVITDFGNKAIKMVDTNSKSVTDQLQLDTEPYDVTSVTSTDFAVTLPEKQTIQFISVSSKKLKKRHTLKVAENCSGISCHQGKFVVSFINPAKLQILNNNGTILKTIKGENTFSKPMHVTTGSSFIYVSDWAMKTVTRLNWLGEVTGSYRGELVTPQGISLSDDRTVFVCDSEKKVIEEISGECSAGKTVLKEPNCPRTVCWNAKTSALYFSCKSANEKYANFLHVFKLS, from the coding sequence ATGGCTGTCCCAGGCAAAAAGGAAACAGAACAATTTTCTTCATCGGCAACTCTGATAGGTTCGGATGAAGATCTGAAAGTATACTGCCAACCATGTGATAGAGACGGACCACGCATTCCTGCCCATGGCTATTGCACTGAGTGCCAAGAACACCTGTGTGAAACCTGTTTTACAGTTCATAAAAAACACACCCTTTCAAGACATCATACTCTTCTAGATAAGAACAACATGCCTGCAACTTTACAACTGTCTTCGACAGCTGTCACAGCTAGCCAGCCTGACCGCCTCACAAAACCTTGCCCTGCACACAAGAAAGAAGTGATAAAATTCTACTGCCATGACCATAAAACATTACTTTGCAATGTATGTGTTACCCTTGAACACACAGCTAAGACTTGTAAAGTCGACTACATACCCAATGTTTCTGGaaagagcattgatggtaaagaATACAAAAACATCCTGAAAGCCATAGATAACATTACTGGCCAATGTCACAAGATGTCAGAAGATGTGAAGAAAGTGACAGCATCATCTAACAGTTCTTTGAAGAATGTTTTGGCAAATATTGACAAGTTCCGAAAAGAAGTGAACCAAAGACTAGATGAACTAGAGAGACAAGCTAAAGATGCTGTTAAAGTTAAACaacaagaaaatgacaaaaaactgAAAACAGTAGAAACAACATGTGATGATGTGAGCACATCCCTCAAAACAAGATCCGCTACCATCAAACAGCTGAACACATCAAAACAAGCAGGCACACTGTTCATGGAACTgaaatttgctgaaaaaatgATCGAAGATTATGAGAAAACTATCCAACAGGTGACAGCATATGAAGTCAAAGAGTACAACTTTAAGCCAAATGAAGCAATGTCAACTATTGTGACTGAGAAGTCATTTGGTAAATTAACAACGAAAACATTGAAACATACAAGACCTTCAGCAGTCACAGACATAAAGTCCCGAAAAGCTTCACACCAAGATGACATCTGTATTAAAACATCTAAAGATAAAAACGTGTGCCTGATAAAAGGAATGACTTTCCTTACTCCTGATCTTCTTGTTATCACAGACTTTGGTAACAAAGCTATAAAAATGGTGGATACCAACAGCAAATCTGTTACCGATCAATTACAACTTGACACAGAACCATATGATGTCACCTCAGTTACCAGTACTGACTTTGCTGTCACACTACCAGAGAAGCAAACCATTCAGTTTATATCAGTCTCCTCAAAGAAACTCAAAAAGAGACATACTCTGAAGGTCGCGGAAAACTGCTCGGGTATAAGCTGTCATCAGGGGAAATTTGTAGTGTCATTTATTAATCCTGCAAAACTCCAAATCCTTAATAACAATGGTACTATACTGAAAACAATAAAGGGAGAAAACACTTTCAGTAAGCCAATGCATGTTACAACTGGCAGTAGTTTTATTTATGTATCCGACTGGGCTATGAAAACAGTTACAAGGTTAAATTGGCTGGGTGAGGTAACTGGTAGCTATCGTGGTGAATTGGTAACACCTCAAGGAATTTCTCTGTCTGATGACAGAACTGTATTTGTGTGTGACTCTGAGAAGAAAGTTATAGAAGAGATATCAGGTGAATGTTCCGCAGGAAAGACTGTGTTGAAGGAACCAAACTGTCCCCGCACTGTCTGTTGGAATGCTAAAACAAGTGCACTGTACTTCAGCTGTAAATCTGCCAATGAAAAATATGCCAATTTCCTTCATGTTTTCAAGCTGTCATAA